In Solobacterium moorei, a single genomic region encodes these proteins:
- a CDS encoding DUF4143 domain-containing protein codes for MGFLFENLCIRDLRIYTDYLDGTVYHYRDKHGLEYDAVIHLRNGAYGLIEIKLGGDKLIDQGAETLKDMASKIDTESMVKPSFMAVLCARVPFAYKRNDGVYVIPITAIRP; via the coding sequence ATGGGCTTTTTATTTGAGAACCTGTGCATTCGTGATTTGAGAATCTATACGGATTATTTAGATGGAACAGTCTACCATTACAGAGATAAGCATGGCTTGGAATATGATGCGGTGATCCACTTAAGAAATGGGGCATATGGCCTTATTGAAATCAAATTAGGTGGAGATAAATTAATCGATCAAGGTGCGGAAACATTGAAAGACATGGCATCTAAAATAGATACTGAAAGCATGGTCAAGCCATCATTTATGGCCGTTCTGTGCGCCAGAGTACCATTTGCTTATAAAAGAAATGATGGTGTTTACGTAATACCTATTACTGCCATAAGACCTTAA
- a CDS encoding helix-turn-helix domain-containing protein, translated as MRISYNKLWKMLIDKEMNRNDLKEAAGISAASIAKYFYLSNYKNQPLCSYQNAKNPRT; from the coding sequence ATGCGAATCAGTTACAACAAATTATGGAAGATGTTAATTGACAAAGAAATGAACAGGAATGATCTTAAGGAGGCTGCCGGAATCAGTGCAGCTTCCATTGCCAAATACTTCTATCTATCCAACTATAAAAATCAACCTCTTTGCAGCTATCAAAACGCAAAAAATCCGAGGACCTAG
- a CDS encoding AAA family ATPase, whose translation MYGSAGVGKSTLINHVSHYLNDAAKLYLTQTNPAKENLMRKIDADNTTFSTIESFKRQGSFTEYKLLVIDECSTVSNKDMVEVLQKANFEMLLLVGDTYQIDAIQFGNWFSVLKSFLPESAVFELTQPHRTKDERLLELWDKVRQMDDTAKEVIERESYSLKVDETLLSSLEPGEAILCLNYDGLYGINNINRFLQESNPSPAVQWDVQQYKVGDPILFLDSDRFFPVIHNNMKGIIKRIEILDPDTHDERIQFDVEIPKVVDESDLRHMSLQLLECSETEEKSLIRFCVHKLKSADEVEELVTHNIFYTAITRAREKLKIYWTPEVEEKVINRIRPRDISKDVELLKNYLTEKQQEESFDFWL comes from the coding sequence ATATATGGCTCTGCAGGTGTAGGAAAATCCACACTAATAAATCATGTTTCCCACTATTTGAATGATGCAGCCAAATTATACCTAACCCAAACAAATCCCGCAAAAGAGAACTTGATGCGAAAGATTGATGCTGACAATACAACTTTTTCAACGATTGAAAGTTTTAAACGCCAAGGCTCTTTTACAGAATATAAATTATTGGTTATCGATGAATGTAGTACCGTTAGCAATAAGGATATGGTTGAGGTTCTGCAAAAGGCAAATTTTGAAATGCTCTTACTGGTTGGAGACACTTATCAGATTGATGCGATTCAATTCGGAAATTGGTTCTCGGTATTAAAATCATTTTTACCAGAAAGTGCCGTATTTGAACTTACCCAGCCTCATCGAACTAAGGATGAACGATTGCTTGAACTGTGGGACAAAGTTAGACAGATGGATGATACAGCTAAAGAAGTCATCGAAAGAGAAAGCTATTCCTTAAAAGTAGATGAAACCTTACTCTCTTCACTTGAACCTGGCGAGGCTATTCTCTGCCTAAATTATGATGGTTTGTATGGAATCAACAACATCAATAGATTCCTACAGGAAAGCAATCCTAGCCCTGCTGTTCAGTGGGATGTTCAGCAATATAAAGTTGGAGATCCGATTCTCTTCCTTGATTCGGATAGGTTCTTTCCTGTCATACACAACAATATGAAGGGAATTATCAAGAGAATAGAAATTCTAGACCCCGACACCCACGATGAACGCATTCAGTTTGATGTTGAGATACCTAAGGTAGTAGATGAAAGTGACCTTAGGCACATGAGTCTCCAACTACTTGAATGTTCGGAAACCGAAGAAAAATCACTAATCAGATTTTGTGTACACAAATTAAAGAGTGCTGATGAGGTGGAAGAATTAGTAACTCACAATATCTTCTACACTGCTATCACAAGAGCCAGAGAAAAATTAAAAATCTACTGGACTCCTGAAGTCGAGGAAAAGGTTATTAACCGAATCAGACCACGAGATATCAGTAAAGATGTCGAACTCTTGAAAAACTATCTCACAGAAAAACAGCAAGAAGAATCATTTGATTTTTGGTTGTAA
- a CDS encoding ATP-binding protein, with the protein MLHYEKKLKTRNIYLNQLIAFKDKEPVKVITGIRRCGKSSLLKLMQEYLLNSGVKQDQIIAINFESLEFQEMNYKELYEYVKKKIPTTKRAYLFFDELQRIERWEDAINSFRVDFDCDIYITGSNSYLLSSEYSTYLSGRYVEIKMYPLSFKEFIDFHGYKLKEYKTPIGEKRKRAVNENDEIVEIRDLFDAYMRYGGMPGIADVGLEQDKAMTLLDGVYSTVVVRDIFEREKRRGLRQITDAELLRKIILFLADNIGNNTSLNSVSNTLVSENMIQNRERQGKPATQTIASYVGALKESYMFYDVKRFDIKGKEYLRTLGKYYIVDIGLRNYLLGFRDRDRGHSLENIVYFELLRRGFDVAIGKIDNLEVDFIATSANEKMYIQVTESMKNELVRERELKSLQKIHNNYKKMVITLDKALDDEYDGIQSIDVIEWLLK; encoded by the coding sequence ATGTTGCACTATGAGAAAAAGCTAAAAACTAGAAATATATACCTGAATCAATTGATTGCATTTAAAGACAAAGAACCTGTAAAGGTTATAACAGGAATTAGAAGATGTGGAAAATCAAGTTTATTAAAACTAATGCAGGAATATCTTTTAAATTCTGGAGTTAAACAAGATCAGATTATTGCAATAAATTTTGAATCCCTTGAGTTTCAAGAGATGAATTACAAAGAATTATATGAATATGTAAAGAAAAAAATTCCAACCACAAAAAGGGCTTATTTATTTTTTGATGAACTTCAAAGGATAGAAAGGTGGGAAGATGCTATAAATTCATTTCGAGTTGATTTTGACTGCGACATATATATAACTGGGTCCAATTCATATCTATTGTCATCGGAATACTCTACATATTTATCTGGTAGGTATGTAGAAATAAAAATGTATCCATTATCATTTAAGGAATTTATAGATTTTCATGGATATAAATTAAAGGAATATAAAACACCAATTGGGGAAAAGAGAAAAAGAGCAGTAAATGAGAATGATGAAATTGTTGAAATCAGAGACTTATTTGATGCCTATATGCGATATGGTGGTATGCCCGGGATAGCAGATGTTGGGCTTGAACAAGACAAAGCGATGACTTTACTCGATGGGGTATATTCAACTGTAGTTGTTAGAGATATCTTTGAACGTGAAAAAAGAAGAGGCTTAAGACAAATTACTGATGCAGAATTACTTAGGAAAATCATATTATTTTTAGCAGATAATATTGGAAATAATACATCTCTTAATTCGGTAAGCAATACGCTTGTATCTGAAAACATGATCCAAAATCGTGAACGACAAGGGAAACCAGCAACGCAAACTATTGCATCATATGTAGGAGCATTAAAAGAATCATATATGTTTTATGATGTTAAGAGATTTGATATAAAGGGAAAAGAGTATCTAAGAACACTTGGCAAGTATTATATAGTGGATATTGGACTAAGAAATTATTTACTTGGGTTTAGAGATAGAGACAGAGGACATTCTTTAGAGAATATAGTTTACTTTGAATTGCTAAGACGCGGGTTTGATGTGGCAATTGGAAAAATTGATAATTTAGAGGTAGATTTTATTGCTACAAGTGCAAATGAAAAAATGTATATTCAAGTAACTGAAAGCATGAAAAATGAATTGGTAAGAGAAAGAGAATTAAAATCGTTACAAAAAATCCATAATAATTATAAAAAAATGGTTATTACTTTAGATAAAGCACTTGACGATGAATATGATGGGATTCAATCTATTGATGTAATTGAATGGCTATTAAAATAA